In Candidatus Abyssobacteria bacterium SURF_5, the genomic stretch TGCGATCTCCTGGGGAGTCGCCATCCGGCCCATCGGATTTCTGGCCAGGGAGTCCTTGAAAAAATCGGGCATGAATTGTTCGACCTTGTGCCAAACCCCGCCTTCAAAATAAACCATTCCGGGGGAAACCACATTCGCGCGGATTTTCTTCGCCGCATTTTGCTTCGCCACACCCTTGCGGCAAGCCCGCCTCAACCAAATAAACAAGCCCCAGAACATCCACATTCAGGTTCTGCTGCCATGAATCCTTATCCGCGCCGATGGCCATAGCGCCAACATTGGAAACCATGATGTCTATTCCGCCCAATTGCTTCGCCGCTTCGGAGACCCAATTGCTCAGGGAAGACTCATCAGAAACGTCCACCACTCCTCCAAATGCCGATACGTCTTTCGCTTCGAGGGCGCGGACGGCTTCATTCAGCTGATCCGAATTCAAGGTTCAAAGTTGGAAGAGAGAAAGGCAATGAAACAACGGGAACAGTATTATCAAGTGATGCGATATCCGCGCACTCGGCGTGTATCGGCGGTTCGGCTTCCTTTGTGCTTTGGTGCCTTGGTGGTTGGATTCTTTCCCATTGAATTAAGAAAATACGAACGATACAATATCCTGTTAAGAGGAAATCTACAGATGCCATCTAATATTGAGATCAAGGCCAGGGTCAGAGAACACGACGCATTTAGACGCATTGCGACGCGTATGGCCACCGAACCACCGCAGACGCTTCATCAAGAGGACGTTTTCTTCCGTGTGCGAAAAGGAAGGCTCAAGCTTCGAATCTTTTCAGATGGTTCCGGTGAACTGATACAATACGAGCGACCGGATCTCACGGGAGCCAAACAGTCGCATTACCGGATTTACCGCACATCCAGGCCGCTCGAGTTGCGAAAGTTGCTTGCCGAGGCTTTGGACGAGACTGTTGCGGTAAAGAAGAAGAGAGAGGTCTATATAGCAGGACAGA encodes the following:
- a CDS encoding CYTH domain-containing protein — protein: MPSNIEIKARVREHDAFRRIATRMATEPPQTLHQEDVFFRVRKGRLKLRIFSDGSGELIQYERPDLTGAKQSHYRIYRTSRPLELRKLLAEALDETVAVKKKREVYIAGQTRIHLDEVDKLGTFVELEVVLSPHQTVEEGQRLASDLMRKLGIKESDLVPCAYADLLENQVKQARKEGVSHPPVNWRKQEESS